The following are from one region of the Silene latifolia isolate original U9 population chromosome 9, ASM4854445v1, whole genome shotgun sequence genome:
- the LOC141600265 gene encoding uncharacterized protein LOC141600265 translates to MDSSSSSSTTFEGNAKIILKLSQAPEKYHEVQSDHSSQSEDRKLEPEWLEKFFKRTFFEPCSVHPIRRNELNKYCIDCDASLCQYCVALAPHEDHRLLKIYRHVYKDVVPLDEIEQHIDCSQIQPYRCNKQLVIALTPLPHSGSKTSDDEATCQICKRKLIEFNIYNYCSISCKVEAFAKKNDTNCPPFLSPNLLLQKGKQHLETKNATVHQPVLKANQESELKSVMVDQWVQKVEIEPEKASLGHVGHKAKQELNSKMTEIEPMVPKTNFRTRKRKGIPRRSPFY, encoded by the exons ATGGATAGCTCTTCATCCTCTAGCACAACATTTGAG GGTAATGCCAAAATTATATTGAAACTGAGTCAGGCTCCAGAGAAATATCATGAAGTACAGTCTGATCACAGTTCCCAG AGTGAAGATAGGAAGCTAGAACCAGAGTGGCTTGAAAAGTTTTTTAAAAGAACATTTTTTGAGCCTTGTTCTGTGCATCCCATTCGCCGAAATGAATTAAACAAGTACTGTATAGACTGTGATGCATCTTTGTGCCAGTACTGCGTGGCACTAGCTCCTCATGAGGACCATAGGCTTTTGAAGATCTATCGACATGTTTACAAGGATGTGGTTCCGCTTGATGAGATTGAGCAGCATATTGATTGTTCACAAATTCAG CCATACAGGTGCAACAAGCAGCTAGTTATTGCGTTGACGCCACTGCCACACTCAGGTTCAAAAACGAGTGATGATGAAGCAACATGTCAAATATGCAAAAGAAAGTTGATAGAGTTCAATATATATAACTACTGCTCCATATCTTGCAAG GTGGAAGCATTCGCAAAGAAGAATGATACCAATTGTCCTCCTTTTCTGTCACCCAATCTACTGCTGCAAAAGGGAAAGCAACACCTAGAAACAAAAAATGCAACGGTGCATCAACCGGTGCTAAAGGCAAATCAAGAATCAGAACTGAAGTCAGTAATGGTTGATCAATGGGTGCAAAAAGTAGAAATAGAACCGGAGAAGGCGAGCCTCGGTCATGTGGGGCATAAGGCAAAGCAAGAGCTGAATTCGAAGATGACAGAGATTGAGCCAATGGTACCAAAGACAAATTTTAGGACTCGAAAGAGGAAGGGGATTCCGCGTCGTTCGCCTTTTTACTAA
- the LOC141600264 gene encoding L-type lectin-domain containing receptor kinase IX.1-like, producing the protein MPNSTLITLLFSLLLIHTKIYVVNSSSSSSSPSFSSCDNGKVIFNFPKFNPSNCKNGDRLLCMGAVNPGEGYLNLTTVSSNNTSTDDFNGIARVLYHNSVQIWPTSFCTSFSFKIFPRLNQLFTGDGMTFVIASNNQPSPHSSFGSYLGLQDSKLAGKSEVKQLAIEFDTFKNEWDPDGNHIGIDTTSVMTSLVARSLNSSNIYLKSGKEIKVKITYDGWSKNLQIYVGYAGQPLISFLNRTIKLSKTVPSSAFIGFTASTGTLTETHQIFNWVFTSIPLPYSTVKDNKKKKIILESVLPILGALILIALCALPFVRRRLIKKRERIRRMDDIERRSAITAPKKFTYKQLAKATKNFSKDNLLGSGGFGSVYKGHIPDSSKAIAVKKISSNSQQGEREYLAEINTIGRLRHKNILILQGWCHENEHLLLVYDFMSNGSLQEFLTGRRFLDWKTRNKILTGLASALLYLHEECGDAVVHRDVKPSNVMLDLEFNAHLGDFGLARLLRNAAGVTTMVAGTLGYMAPEVSYTGKATTESDVYSFGVVVLEVVCGKRFNNLLGESCLVDYVWDMYLKGLLIECVDPNLKGEFDKDQATKLLSVSLACLHLDANMRPNMRKVVQVVMNPDEPPIELPDTRPDGVYVSLYGFSNPPSVVSSSPITALTIPNYSSTRDSSDFESESLAR; encoded by the exons ATGCCAAACTCCACACTAATAACTTTACTATTTTCACTCCTCCTCATACATACTAAAATCTATGTAGtcaattcatcatcatcatcatcatctccttCTTTTTCAAGTTGTGATAATGGGAAAGTTATTTTCAACTTTCCGAAATTTAACCCGTCAAATTGCAAAAATGGAGATCGACTTTTATGCATGGGGGCAGTAAATCCTGGAGAAGGGTACTTGAATTTAACAACAGTGTCAAGTAATAACACGTCTACAGATGATTTTAATGGAATAGCAAGGGTTTTGTACCATAATAGTGTACAAATATGGCCTACTTCTTTTTGTACAAGCTTCTCCTTTAAGATTTTTCCACGTCTTAACCAACTCTTCACTGGTGATGGTATGACTTTTGTTATTGCTTCAAATAACCAGCCTTCTCCTCATTCTAGCTTTGGTTCTTACCTTGGTCTCCAAGATTCCAAACTTGCAG GTAAAAGTGAAGTAAAACAGCTCGCGATTGAGTTTGACACATTCAAGAACGAATGGGATCCCGATGGCAACCACATAGGAATTGATACAACGAGTGTAATGACATCTCTTGTAGCAAGATCACTGAATTCATCCAACATTTATCTCAAGAGTGGTAAAGAGATCAAAGTTAAAATAACATATGATGGTTGGTCCAAAAACCTTCAAATATATGTTGGTTATGCAGGCCAACCCTTAATTAGTTTCCTAAACAGGACAATTAAGCTCTCTAAGACTGTCCCAAGTTCGGCATTCATCGGTTTTACAGCTTCAACTGGAACTTTAACCGAGACCCATCAAATTTTTAACTGGGTTTTTACTTCAATCCCCTTGCCTTACTCAACTGTTAAGGATAACAAGAAGAAAAAAATCATTTTGGAAAGTGTTCTTCCAATCTTAGGGGCCTTAATTCTCATTGCATTATGTGCACTTCCGTTTGTTCGAAGGAGATTGATTAAGAAGAGGGAGAGGATTAGGAGAATGGATGACATTGAAAGGCGGTCGGCTATTACAGCACCTAAGAAATTTACTTACAAGCAGCTTGCTAAAGCTACTAAGAATTTTAGCAAGGATAATTTGTTGGGGAGTGGTGGGTTTGGGAGTGTTTATAAAGGCCATATTCCGGATTCTTCCAAAGCCATTGCTGTCAAGAAAATTTCATCCAACTCTCAACAAG GTGAGAGGGAATACCTGGCGGAAATAAATACAATAGGACGGCTAAGGCACAAGAACATATTGATACTCCAAGGTTGGTGTCATGAGAATGAACATCTCCTCCTAGTATACGACTTCATGTCCAACGGTAGCCTTCAAGAATTCCTCACTGGCCGAAGATTCCTAGATTGGAAGACGAGGAACAAAATACTGACCGGTTTAGCCTCGGCCTTGTTGTACCTTCATGAAGAATGTGGTGATGCTGTAGTACATAGAGATGTCAAGCCTAGCAATGTCATGTTAGACTTGGAGTTTAATGCTCACCTAGGTGACTTTGGGCTTGCTCGATTGCTTAGGAATGCAGCAGGGGTTACCACAATGGTGGCTGGAACTCTTGGGTACATGGCCCCCGAAGTTAGCTACACTGGCAAGGCGACAACTGAGTCAGATGTCTATAGTTTTGGAGTCGTGGTTCTGGAAGTTGTATGTGGGAAAAGGTTCAATAACCTCCTAGGGGAAAGTTGCTTGGTGGACTATGTTTGGGATATGTATCTCAAGGGTTTACTGATAGAGTGTGTGGATCCAAACTTAAAAGGAGAATTCGATAAGGATCAAGCAACTAAATTATTGTCAGTCTCGCTTGCGTGTTTGCATTTGGACGCGAATATGAGACCTAATATGAGAAAGGTGGTACAAGTTGTGATGAATCCAGATGAACCACCAATTGAACTCCCGGATACTCGGCCAGATGGTGTGTATGTGTCCCTTTATGGTTTCTCGAATCCACCTAGTGTGGTGAGTTCTAGTCCTATTACCGCCCTAACAATTCCTAATTACTCGAGCACCAGAGATAGCTCCGATTTTGAAAGTGAATCTTTGGCTCGCTAG